The candidate division KSB1 bacterium DNA segment CCGAACGCGGCGCCGGTGTCGGGAAGCGGATTCACAAATTTGGCGATCAGCTTGCCACTCATCGCGTCGAAAAGATAAGCCGCACCGGTTTGGCCATGATGCGGCGCGCCGATGAGCAGACGATCGCCGCAATAAGCAACGGCAGCGCCGAAACCCTCGCCGCTTTCCGGCTCCGGATTTTGAAACGTTCGCAAAACATGGCAGGCGCTGCTGTCGAAATCAAAAAGATAAACGATGCCCGCGTCAGGTCCGGAAATATCCGCGCCCGGCGCGCCGACGGCGAGACGATTGCCGAATGACGCCGCTGCCGCGCCGAACTGATCGCCGGCGCTGGGATACGGATTGGGAATGGGAAACTGCAGACTCTGGCCGCGCATATCCGTGATGATGAATACGAGCATCGCGAGAAGAATCATGAACGCATTATTTTTTTTCATGGTCACACTCCTTTGGTGAAAAACCGGATTCGGAGTGACAAACTTCAGTTTGTCACTATTTGTTGCTTATAGAAAGAATATCGGAATACAGCGCTGTGATCCGAATCGATTTTTCATCAAAGCAATGCGCGCGCCAAAATTTTTTGAAATGGCGCGGGCGGATTTTCTGAAGTTAGAGCGTGAAATTTCAGAAGGAGGGACGCTGGTATTGGCCGGCAAACCAGCACGTGTTGGTGGAGCCGCCAACATGATTTGCAAACGCGAAATGAAATTCGCAGCTAAAGCTCGTCACTCCGAGGTTTTTGATTCGAGCCGGCCCAATGCCTCGATGATTTCACGCGCTCGGGCAAATCGTCGCTCGCGATCTTTCGCCAGCATTTTTTGCACGATCATTTCAAGCGCCGGCGAGACGTTTTGGAGCTTGGGAGGATCGTTGTGAAGAATCGCGTTGAAGAGGCTGCTCAAGCTGTTTCCGGCGTTGAGGGTAAAAGGCTTTTGTCCGGCGAGCATTTCATAAAATACCACGCCGAGCGAGAAAATATCGCTGCGCGCATCGAGCGCCTGCGCTTCGATTTGCTCCGGCGACATGTAAAAAGGCGAGCCCAGCCGCATGCCGGTCAGCGTGTGCATTTGCGAGCTGCTCGCCCCCAGCAATTTGGCGACGCCGAAATCCACCACTTTCACGACGTCTTCCTGATTCAGCATAATATTGGAAGGCTTGAGATCGCGATGGATAACGCCGTTTTTGTGCGCGTAGTCCAGCGCCCAGCAAACTTGTTTGATCATGCGAACCGCTGAGCGAGCGTTGAGCTGCCGTTGTGCATTCAGCATTTGCTCGACGGACAGCCCCTCGACATATTCCATCACCATGTACAACGTGCCGTCCGCTTCATCGTAATCATACAGACTGACGATATTGGGATGGTTCAACCGCGCAATGGCTTTGGCCTCGCGGCGGAAACGCATAATGCGTTCTTCAGATTCCCGTCCGTCGGCGGTGTTGTCGAGCCGGATGATTTTAATGGCGACGGTGCGTTCAAGCTTGAGGTCGTACGCCTTGTGAACGCGGCCCATGCCGCCACGGCCAAGCTCTTCTTCGAGACGGTATCGCCCAAATTGTAGCGTTGCCGCGTCCATCGCTTTGCGCGCGGGCCGGTGCAATGGCGCGTTTTTTTCGGCGTCGTTGTTGATAATGCCTGGCGACATTTTTCCCGCCGCCGGCATCCGTTCTTGCTGGGAAGCGCGGCGCTTTTGCCGGAAAATAAACGCGATGATTGAAATGAAAATAATTGCGCCGGCGGCAATCAGCAATGGGGTTGAAAAATTTTGTTGCGGCTTATTGGCGGGCGTTGATACTGTCGGGCGCCTCAACGAATCTGGCGGCGAGATTACAACTTCGGATCGCGCGCTGCTGTCTTTGGTTGCGGCTAAAAGAGTTGTATCCTCAACCTGCCGCTGCGGGCGCGGCGTCTTCGCCGAGCTCGCCAACGCTTCCGCAGTCATTTGAGTTTTGACGGCGTTGAGTTTTTGCGCCGCATCTTTGAAATCGGGCGCCTCCGCCAGCAGCATTTGATAAGTTTCCGCAGCGCGGCGCCAATCTCGCGCTTGCCGCGCTTGTTCCGCGGTTTGATATAAGGCTTCGAATTGGGGTTGATTCGCAATTTCGGTTAAATAGATTTTTGCTGCGGAGAGATTGGGATTTCTTTTGAGCGCGCGCCGATAAGAGCGCGCCGCCGTCGCCGTATCGCCGAGCGCGTGATACGACCGCCCCTTCCAATACCAAACCTCGGCATTCTGCGCATCAATATCGAGCGCGGATTCAAGCTGAGCCCTGGCCTGATCATGCCTGCCGAGTTGGAACAGTGTTTTGCCCAATTCCAGCCGCGCTTCGAGAAACTGCGGCGATTGCTGCACAGCGTTTTCGAGCCAGCGAATTTTTTGTTCGGTATCCGCCGCCCGCAAGGCATTCTGATAAAACTCCTTCGCCGCCGGACTGATCTCTTGCGCGAGAATTTGGCCGCCAAGCATGCCGCTGAAAATCAAACAAAAAAAGACGCGCTTGATCTCGCGTACGTCAGCCGGAAAACGCAGAATGCTTCTTGGTGCGCCGAGCGCCTTGCTGCCAAACATGACGAAATCCGGATTAAGAATTTTCAACTCCATTCGATCATCGGCCCATAAAAACCGCGACGCTTTGCCAATGCAGTTTTTCAAGAGCTCCGGCGTTTCGGATGATCTTGGTGATTGGACTCAAAAAAAAAGTTAATATGGGAAGGCGAAAAGTGCAAGAAAAGTTTTTGGCGAAAAATTACTTGCGCAATCGTGTTGCTTTTTGCGCGCATTTTTGTTATTTTGAAACCAGCAAATTTTGAATGCAAATTTAGGAGACGATTTTTATGAAACGCAAACTTCTTGGCCGCTACATCGTTGCTGATCCGAATATTTGCCACGGCAAACCAACTTTTCGTGGCACGCGGATTATGGTTTGGCAAGTTCTTGATCAATTGGCCAACGGGATGTCATGGGATACCATCGTCAAATTGGCTACGAGATCGGGCGAAAGGAATGCAGGATAATCCGTGTTACACACTCTGGACTTCAGGTGTGGCGTCTTCATGATGCCGACAAACGCCTTGGTTGGACGCGTTAACCAATCATCCCAATTTAGCATCATTACCTCTTTTTATCAATTTTTCTTTTTATCTTTTTATCTTTTTTATGCATGAAGTCACCATCTACACCGATGGCGCCAGCCTCGGCAACCCCGGCCCTGGCGGTTACGGTGTGGTTTTGATGCACGGAACGCATCGCAAGGAGTTGTCCGGCGGGTTTCGGAAAACGACGAATAATCGGATGGAATTGATGGCGGTGATCGTCGGTTTGCAGGCACTCAAAGCTAAATGCAAAGTGACGATCTATTCGGATTCGAAGTACGTGGTTGAAAGTTACACCGAAGGGTGGGCGCAGCGCTGGCGGGCCAAAGGCTGGAAGAAAGCCAAGAATCCGGATTTGTGGAAAAAATTGCTGGAACTGTGCGAGCAGCACGAAGTCAAATTTGAATGGGTGCGTGGCCACGCCGGCAATCGCGAAAACGAACGTTGCGATTTTTTATCGGTGCAAGCGGCGCAACAAGAAGATTTGCCGGCGGATGTTGGTTATGAAATATTTGG contains these protein-coding regions:
- a CDS encoding protein kinase, giving the protein MKNCIGKASRFLWADDRMELKILNPDFVMFGSKALGAPRSILRFPADVREIKRVFFCLIFSGMLGGQILAQEISPAAKEFYQNALRAADTEQKIRWLENAVQQSPQFLEARLELGKTLFQLGRHDQARAQLESALDIDAQNAEVWYWKGRSYHALGDTATAARSYRRALKRNPNLSAAKIYLTEIANQPQFEALYQTAEQARQARDWRRAAETYQMLLAEAPDFKDAAQKLNAVKTQMTAEALASSAKTPRPQRQVEDTTLLAATKDSSARSEVVISPPDSLRRPTVSTPANKPQQNFSTPLLIAAGAIIFISIIAFIFRQKRRASQQERMPAAGKMSPGIINNDAEKNAPLHRPARKAMDAATLQFGRYRLEEELGRGGMGRVHKAYDLKLERTVAIKIIRLDNTADGRESEERIMRFRREAKAIARLNHPNIVSLYDYDEADGTLYMVMEYVEGLSVEQMLNAQRQLNARSAVRMIKQVCWALDYAHKNGVIHRDLKPSNIMLNQEDVVKVVDFGVAKLLGASSSQMHTLTGMRLGSPFYMSPEQIEAQALDARSDIFSLGVVFYEMLAGQKPFTLNAGNSLSSLFNAILHNDPPKLQNVSPALEMIVQKMLAKDRERRFARAREIIEALGRLESKTSE
- a CDS encoding DUF433 domain-containing protein, whose protein sequence is MKRKLLGRYIVADPNICHGKPTFRGTRIMVWQVLDQLANGMSWDTIVKLATRSGERNAG
- the rnhA gene encoding ribonuclease HI translates to MHEVTIYTDGASLGNPGPGGYGVVLMHGTHRKELSGGFRKTTNNRMELMAVIVGLQALKAKCKVTIYSDSKYVVESYTEGWAQRWRAKGWKKAKNPDLWKKLLELCEQHEVKFEWVRGHAGNRENERCDFLSVQAAQQEDLPADVGYEIFGKTATEALFN